The following coding sequences lie in one Fimbriimonadaceae bacterium genomic window:
- a CDS encoding PDZ domain-containing protein has product MRLLQRVLVSFAIIATALPVLAQETTGQQGMSAEAKKEVIAGLTNVVKERAFVPGVDFTKWDEFIKSKEQEINDVKSPEQLSDLINEEMVRFFKASHLVLINPKAAEARKDRSAVGVGIRVEGLEEGLRVVKVFPDTPAAIAGIQPGDVVLEADGRKLKGGMTFQGPVGTNVGLKVKRGEDILEFTIERKKYSIDEPDTLTWLDNETAVLQVHTFMDGYSSKRIETLMTEAQKAKRIVLDLRGNGGGIVLNMMNLLGYFLDPDDAFGYFVNSSMVKKYEKDTMADSTDLKKVVDHVKPRGMTATKSKLGLYKGSLAVLVDGGSGSASEITAMALREFRGAPVIGSKSAGAVLVSMIAELPNGWQVQFPFMDYISARGVRLEGNGVVPDSEARTPRFGEKDTAPEIAKQLLEKKPNALSGGGKIGA; this is encoded by the coding sequence ATGCGACTGCTCCAAAGAGTTTTAGTTTCGTTCGCCATTATCGCCACCGCCCTCCCAGTGCTCGCACAGGAAACGACGGGGCAGCAAGGCATGTCCGCCGAGGCAAAGAAAGAAGTTATTGCTGGCTTGACAAACGTCGTCAAGGAGCGAGCTTTCGTTCCCGGAGTCGATTTCACGAAGTGGGACGAGTTCATCAAGTCCAAAGAGCAAGAGATCAACGACGTGAAGTCCCCAGAACAGTTGTCTGATCTCATCAACGAAGAGATGGTCCGATTCTTCAAGGCAAGCCACCTCGTGCTCATCAACCCCAAGGCTGCCGAAGCCAGAAAGGATCGATCCGCCGTCGGTGTTGGTATCCGTGTCGAAGGGCTTGAAGAGGGTCTTCGTGTCGTGAAGGTTTTCCCCGACACGCCCGCAGCGATTGCTGGCATTCAGCCGGGCGATGTGGTGCTCGAAGCGGACGGCAGAAAGCTCAAAGGCGGAATGACCTTCCAGGGTCCCGTTGGAACAAACGTCGGACTCAAGGTCAAGCGTGGCGAAGACATTCTTGAATTTACGATTGAGCGCAAAAAGTACTCCATCGACGAGCCAGACACACTAACTTGGCTCGACAATGAAACCGCCGTACTTCAAGTTCATACCTTCATGGACGGCTACAGCAGCAAGCGCATCGAAACACTCATGACCGAAGCGCAGAAAGCAAAGCGCATCGTGCTCGACCTGCGCGGAAACGGTGGCGGCATCGTGTTAAACATGATGAACCTGCTGGGCTACTTCCTCGATCCCGACGATGCCTTCGGCTACTTCGTGAATAGCTCGATGGTTAAGAAGTACGAGAAGGACACGATGGCCGATTCGACCGACCTTAAAAAGGTTGTCGATCACGTGAAGCCAAGAGGAATGACCGCAACCAAATCCAAGCTCGGACTTTATAAAGGCAGCCTCGCCGTTCTCGTCGATGGCGGTTCGGGCAGCGCCTCCGAAATCACTGCGATGGCTCTTCGAGAGTTCCGCGGGGCGCCGGTCATCGGCTCCAAATCGGCAGGCGCGGTGCTTGTTTCCATGATTGCTGAACTGCCGAACGGTTGGCAGGTTCAATTCCCATTCATGGATTACATCTCCGCTCGTGGTGTACGCCTCGAAGGAAATGGAGTCGTCCCCGACTCTGAAGCCCGCACACCGCGATTCGGAGAAAAGGACACCGCCCCCGAGATTGCCAAGCAACTGCTCGAAAAGAAGCCCAACGCACTCAGCGGCGGCGGCAAAATCGGAGCATAG
- the rpsD gene encoding 30S ribosomal protein S4: protein MATYRGRKTDICRKVGYNIWGKAKCPSTKRQYPAGQHGPNLRDRRQSEYGEQLLAKQVIRRYYNMMEKQFRNTFQKAHRMHGNSSLNFLRLLELRLSTIVWRMGYAKSIFHARQMVNHCHIMVNGKMVNIPSFSCKVGDVISVRDRESSRKIARTSHFEGAPVPAYIEADVPNYSGKIIALPEREDFPKFFQEQQVVEFYAR, encoded by the coding sequence ATGGCGACTTACCGAGGAAGAAAAACCGACATCTGCCGAAAGGTGGGTTATAACATTTGGGGCAAGGCGAAGTGTCCGAGCACGAAACGCCAATACCCTGCCGGCCAGCACGGTCCTAACTTGAGGGACCGGCGACAGTCGGAATATGGCGAGCAGCTTTTGGCCAAGCAGGTCATCCGCCGCTATTACAACATGATGGAAAAGCAGTTCCGAAACACCTTCCAGAAGGCACATCGGATGCACGGCAACAGCAGCTTGAACTTCCTTCGATTGTTGGAACTGCGATTGAGCACCATCGTCTGGCGAATGGGATACGCGAAGTCCATCTTCCATGCCCGACAGATGGTCAACCACTGCCACATCATGGTCAACGGCAAGATGGTCAACATCCCCAGCTTTAGCTGTAAAGTGGGCGACGTGATCTCCGTCCGTGACCGCGAGTCGAGCCGAAAGATCGCTCGAACAAGCCACTTTGAAGGCGCACCGGTTCCAGCCTACATCGAAGCCGATGTACCGAACTACAGCGGCAAAATCATCGCCCTGCCCGAGAGAGAGGACTTCCCGAAGTTCTTCCAAGAGCAGCAGGTCGTCGAATTCTACGCACGCTAA
- a CDS encoding TlpA family protein disulfide reductase — protein sequence MNFFKKSLIVMSLAAASFLVFAQSQDPAQILKQIQEEYAAKVKEARDAGKAINTAELFADRKAKAQAAVKDVDPMHVEPAQGYAWAQLFQMAGEDHNACMAAERFLTSGPTSAAKYAAQQLMLSSCNNLGEAENVLNLLLAMKPESYPQKQSLALGAINLYSDTVNGKLGLEKALRVFDRADELLDNMEPETDQQKQSLESYKAASATGRAELLYSADKKKEANAVLDRAIAKATPKSAGERNLKSAKTRMNLIGATAPTLDFERGYGTFSSLANLKGKVVIIDFFAHWCGPCKAAFPDMRQMYSDLKDQGLEIVGVTRYYGYYAQENAKERDMPKDTEFAKMSDFIAEFKLPWPIIYGDASNFDAYGITGIPTTIVIGRDGTVHKLHVGYSAASFKAFRQEIEELLKVK from the coding sequence ATGAACTTCTTTAAGAAATCTCTAATCGTCATGTCGCTCGCCGCAGCGTCATTCCTCGTGTTTGCGCAGTCGCAAGACCCCGCACAAATCCTCAAACAAATTCAGGAAGAGTATGCGGCCAAGGTTAAGGAAGCCCGAGACGCGGGCAAAGCAATCAATACTGCCGAGCTCTTCGCCGACCGCAAGGCCAAGGCTCAAGCCGCCGTCAAAGACGTCGACCCGATGCACGTTGAGCCAGCTCAAGGATATGCCTGGGCACAGCTCTTTCAGATGGCAGGCGAAGATCATAACGCTTGCATGGCAGCCGAGCGCTTCCTAACTTCTGGCCCCACAAGTGCGGCGAAATATGCAGCCCAACAGCTCATGCTGTCCTCCTGCAACAATCTGGGCGAAGCCGAGAATGTGCTGAACCTGCTTTTGGCGATGAAGCCCGAGAGCTACCCGCAAAAGCAATCTCTCGCGCTTGGCGCAATCAATCTGTACAGCGACACCGTCAACGGCAAGCTTGGTCTTGAAAAGGCTCTTCGCGTGTTCGACAGGGCCGATGAGCTTCTCGACAATATGGAGCCTGAGACCGATCAGCAAAAGCAAAGCCTGGAGAGCTACAAGGCAGCTTCTGCAACGGGCCGAGCCGAATTGCTGTATAGCGCAGACAAAAAGAAAGAAGCCAACGCGGTTCTCGACAGGGCTATCGCCAAGGCAACTCCAAAATCAGCTGGCGAGCGGAATTTGAAGAGCGCAAAGACACGCATGAACCTCATTGGAGCAACGGCCCCAACTCTCGATTTCGAACGCGGCTACGGCACATTCTCCAGCCTTGCCAATCTCAAGGGCAAGGTCGTCATCATCGACTTCTTCGCCCACTGGTGCGGCCCGTGCAAAGCCGCCTTCCCGGATATGCGCCAGATGTACAGCGATCTCAAGGATCAAGGACTGGAGATCGTGGGTGTAACAAGATATTACGGTTACTACGCTCAAGAAAATGCTAAAGAGAGGGACATGCCGAAGGATACAGAGTTCGCCAAGATGAGCGACTTCATCGCCGAATTCAAACTTCCCTGGCCCATCATCTACGGAGATGCCTCGAACTTCGACGCTTACGGAATTACGGGCATCCCAACCACGATCGTGATCGGTCGCGATGGCACCGTCCACAAGCTCCACGTAGGATATTCTGCGGCAAGCTTTAAGGCGTTCCGTCAAGAGATCGAAGAGCTTCTTAAAGTGAAGTAA
- a CDS encoding S1 RNA-binding domain-containing protein, translating to MMTDQQSTPIESQEEAIQPDGIEASVTSEQVDAASPDTENTAPGEAEASADAAAGSAPTEPTPDADKPESATPAPDPTPEPEAQPEPVVAEAPAPQPDPDPAPVEAAPEVVAEAAPAPAPAPAAPAKPAVPGMSDADLFEAAMNALETGEDSGEVEGTFKRLTKGERLEATVIQVERDRVFVDLGTKSEGIVPIAELLDDHTGDATQHIKVGDKIDVIVLKPEGADGNAIVSKKKADFENAWYDIEDKHTSGTTINAPVVDRVKGGLVVDIGVRGFVPATHVGNGKLRNIDKFVGETLPFKIIEIDRERKKVVLSNRLAEEENKAAAKDELFSSVKAADILEGTVRRLTDYGAFVDLGGVDGLLHISEMSWMRINHPKEMFKEGQKIQVMVLKLDANSGKISLGHRQVLPDPWNLIKDKYVQGQKLTVTIGRIVQSGAFVKLPEGAEAFLPLSEMSVRRIKRAQEAVEENQEVEVQIIDLRPSDRRMVLSIRALLPGGQAAIDRGGYAGPMYEDDRGRRAGGPMGGKKGGKKGKGGRRDDEDVDDYFSRPRQFGGSGVTIGERLGMLKGLLTRDEEVEEEIGETPIPEIESSAMDVAPAAEVETPVIEVEAPAAETEKPVAEEPTPEEPAAEEKKED from the coding sequence ATGATGACCGACCAACAATCGACGCCCATCGAGAGCCAGGAAGAGGCGATTCAGCCTGACGGCATCGAGGCGTCCGTGACGAGTGAGCAAGTAGACGCCGCGAGCCCGGACACCGAGAACACCGCACCCGGGGAGGCCGAAGCTTCTGCCGACGCAGCCGCCGGTTCAGCTCCCACGGAGCCGACACCCGACGCCGACAAACCCGAATCCGCAACTCCTGCGCCCGATCCCACGCCTGAGCCAGAAGCTCAGCCCGAACCCGTAGTCGCCGAGGCGCCTGCTCCACAGCCGGATCCCGATCCAGCCCCTGTCGAAGCTGCGCCAGAAGTCGTTGCAGAAGCCGCACCGGCCCCTGCTCCAGCGCCAGCCGCGCCAGCTAAGCCTGCCGTGCCTGGAATGAGCGACGCCGACCTGTTTGAAGCTGCGATGAACGCACTCGAAACGGGTGAGGATTCGGGAGAAGTGGAAGGAACATTCAAGCGCCTCACCAAGGGTGAGAGGCTTGAAGCGACCGTTATCCAGGTTGAGCGCGACCGGGTCTTTGTCGACCTCGGCACGAAATCGGAAGGCATCGTTCCAATCGCCGAGTTGCTGGATGACCACACCGGCGACGCCACTCAGCATATTAAGGTCGGAGACAAGATCGACGTTATCGTCCTCAAGCCCGAGGGCGCAGACGGCAACGCAATCGTCTCCAAAAAGAAAGCCGATTTTGAGAATGCTTGGTACGACATCGAAGACAAGCACACCAGCGGAACGACCATTAACGCTCCGGTCGTTGACCGCGTTAAGGGTGGGCTCGTCGTCGATATCGGTGTGCGAGGATTTGTTCCCGCAACGCACGTCGGCAACGGAAAGCTACGCAACATCGACAAGTTCGTAGGCGAAACACTCCCGTTCAAGATCATCGAGATTGACCGCGAGCGCAAAAAGGTTGTCCTATCGAACCGACTTGCCGAAGAGGAGAACAAGGCCGCCGCAAAGGACGAGCTGTTTAGCAGCGTCAAGGCCGCCGACATCCTTGAGGGTACCGTCCGACGATTGACCGATTACGGCGCTTTCGTCGACCTTGGCGGCGTAGATGGCCTCCTGCACATCAGTGAGATGAGCTGGATGCGCATCAACCACCCCAAGGAGATGTTCAAGGAAGGCCAGAAGATTCAGGTGATGGTCCTGAAGCTCGACGCCAACTCTGGAAAGATCAGCCTTGGGCACCGTCAAGTTCTTCCCGATCCGTGGAATTTGATCAAGGACAAGTACGTCCAGGGTCAAAAGCTCACCGTCACCATCGGACGCATCGTCCAGAGTGGCGCATTCGTTAAGCTTCCCGAAGGTGCAGAAGCCTTCCTGCCGCTCAGTGAGATGTCGGTTCGCCGCATCAAGCGAGCTCAAGAAGCTGTCGAAGAGAATCAGGAAGTCGAAGTCCAGATTATCGACCTTCGCCCGAGCGACCGTCGCATGGTTCTTTCCATCCGAGCGTTGTTGCCCGGTGGACAGGCTGCTATCGACAGAGGCGGCTATGCTGGCCCGATGTATGAAGACGACCGCGGACGCCGTGCAGGCGGCCCGATGGGCGGCAAGAAGGGTGGCAAGAAGGGCAAGGGCGGACGCCGTGACGATGAGGATGTTGATGATTACTTCAGCAGACCGCGTCAGTTCGGTGGCAGCGGTGTCACCATCGGCGAGCGTCTCGGAATGCTCAAGGGTCTCCTAACCCGCGACGAGGAAGTCGAGGAAGAGATCGGCGAGACGCCGATTCCCGAAATCGAATCCTCTGCGATGGACGTGGCCCCGGCTGCCGAAGTTGAGACACCGGTGATTGAAGTCGAAGCCCCAGCTGCTGAGACCGAAAAACCCGTTGCAGAAGAGCCAACTCCTGAAGAGCCTGCTGCTGAAGAAAAGAAAGAGGACTGA
- a CDS encoding glycosyltransferase family 2 protein, with protein sequence MALQHELENAQPAPTQHNPALKARYRFFRQCVDDKTVFDASGFPWGANYVTLCAQQVQALVADPVEVISFSSEYSCVDFTPTAPAKACDIYVNLNSVTPDELNAIGKDYAAIIVAWNPSTGDVEAFKSAVTGAFPNKPAQFFSQAENWPHPCTNGLDSDATLWMAAIGDCPEVVWPTVGIAIPTIDNTEDAVFAVNKFIDQYPGQIRFAIVGNGTNDVAWARLQQAANDWGARATLIRNETNQGYGLGCNRGLHALHTAGECEFYAVMNDDVVPAEGCLSEMVLAMRQLDSLGYKPGVVAPLSDNINGCQQIKLPINSVHTLDEDTEAFRREKHSSGRQEVQLRGLLLLIHPDCLKEVGGFDPRFGIGNFEDDDHNLRTRLAGFTLWVAEGAFLHHKGSKTFQKLGIDYNANIQRNGETFGEKWQIMTLEEWPALETYPDDVSLHVPLDFNFDDRHVTKINGEMIDIVHEAGEVEFVAWVMNAMRAHPRAKRREVIDCILALGTNKSA encoded by the coding sequence ATGGCCCTCCAGCACGAACTAGAAAACGCCCAGCCCGCCCCCACGCAACACAACCCCGCCCTCAAAGCCCGCTACCGATTTTTCCGGCAGTGCGTCGACGACAAGACTGTCTTCGATGCCAGCGGATTTCCGTGGGGAGCCAACTACGTCACACTCTGCGCGCAGCAAGTGCAAGCGTTGGTCGCCGATCCGGTAGAAGTGATCTCGTTCAGCTCTGAGTATTCTTGCGTCGACTTCACGCCCACCGCGCCTGCAAAGGCATGCGACATCTATGTGAACCTGAATTCCGTCACGCCAGATGAACTGAATGCGATCGGCAAGGACTACGCAGCCATAATCGTCGCGTGGAATCCTTCAACGGGCGATGTCGAAGCTTTCAAAAGCGCCGTTACCGGAGCCTTCCCAAACAAGCCCGCTCAATTCTTCTCCCAGGCCGAGAACTGGCCCCACCCCTGCACAAACGGCCTCGACTCTGATGCGACCCTTTGGATGGCCGCGATTGGAGATTGCCCCGAAGTTGTCTGGCCAACAGTTGGAATTGCGATACCCACCATTGACAACACCGAAGACGCCGTCTTTGCCGTCAACAAATTCATCGATCAGTATCCGGGTCAAATCCGATTCGCCATCGTCGGAAATGGCACCAACGACGTTGCGTGGGCAAGGCTCCAGCAAGCAGCTAACGATTGGGGAGCCCGCGCAACGCTCATCCGCAACGAGACAAACCAGGGCTACGGATTAGGGTGCAACCGAGGTCTGCACGCCCTGCACACGGCTGGTGAATGCGAATTCTATGCGGTAATGAACGACGACGTGGTCCCCGCCGAAGGCTGTCTCTCCGAGATGGTCTTGGCTATGCGACAACTCGATTCGCTAGGTTACAAGCCAGGCGTTGTGGCTCCGCTGTCGGACAACATCAACGGTTGCCAGCAGATCAAACTGCCAATCAACAGTGTCCACACCCTCGACGAAGACACCGAAGCTTTCCGTCGAGAGAAGCATTCGTCGGGCCGACAAGAGGTTCAGCTTCGCGGACTTCTGCTCCTGATCCACCCCGACTGCCTGAAAGAGGTAGGCGGCTTCGACCCCCGATTTGGAATTGGCAACTTTGAAGATGACGACCACAATCTCCGAACAAGACTTGCTGGTTTCACTCTTTGGGTCGCCGAAGGTGCATTCCTCCACCACAAAGGCTCCAAGACATTTCAGAAGTTAGGAATTGATTACAACGCCAACATCCAGCGCAACGGCGAAACATTCGGCGAGAAGTGGCAGATCATGACTCTTGAGGAGTGGCCTGCCCTGGAGACCTATCCGGACGACGTCAGCCTCCACGTCCCCCTCGACTTTAACTTTGACGACCGCCACGTCACCAAGATCAACGGAGAGATGATCGACATCGTTCACGAAGCCGGAGAGGTTGAGTTTGTCGCTTGGGTGATGAACGCGATGCGAGCGCACCCACGAGCCAAGCGCCGAGAAGTGATCGACTGCATCCTCGCACTCGGAACCAACAAGTCGGCGTAA
- a CDS encoding glycosyltransferase family 9 protein has product MSEKVFVWLKPQFLGDAVMACPMIDSMIDANIQVVVRASPIVQQVLADRAAKVWFVTGGKISGLGAILKAAKELRAENPDAMLLVNRSFRSALAARFAGVPIRIGHATEGRGFLLTHRIPYDEARFEAECYLDLLEPLGIKRSVSLPSLTVTEEEKESACGLLGGATVGVQPGARYPEKQLPIQTLAEVASALQQKGLQIAMLGGPDEVEDAVKFQSLVGAPVVDLVGKCSIRQTLAVLSNLRLMIGSDTGLMHLAVAVGCPTVTVFGPNPISKWGHHYGPHYPTAAPEGKPSLVKAGEIVELALKSVGT; this is encoded by the coding sequence TTGTCTGAGAAGGTCTTTGTCTGGCTAAAGCCGCAGTTTTTGGGCGATGCGGTCATGGCTTGCCCGATGATCGACAGCATGATCGACGCCAATATTCAGGTCGTTGTGCGAGCGAGCCCGATCGTCCAGCAGGTTCTTGCCGACCGTGCGGCCAAGGTTTGGTTTGTGACGGGTGGCAAGATCAGCGGCTTGGGCGCGATCCTGAAAGCCGCAAAAGAGCTGCGAGCCGAAAATCCGGATGCAATGTTGCTGGTGAATCGCAGTTTCCGTTCGGCCTTGGCGGCTCGCTTTGCCGGCGTGCCGATCAGAATCGGGCATGCGACAGAGGGGCGCGGATTCCTGCTCACCCATCGCATCCCCTACGATGAGGCTCGGTTCGAGGCGGAGTGTTACCTTGATCTGCTTGAACCGCTGGGAATCAAACGGTCGGTGAGTCTGCCATCTTTGACGGTCACGGAAGAGGAAAAGGAATCAGCCTGTGGCTTATTGGGCGGCGCTACGGTCGGCGTTCAGCCGGGGGCGCGCTATCCTGAAAAGCAACTCCCCATCCAAACGCTCGCCGAAGTTGCCAGCGCTCTGCAGCAAAAAGGTTTGCAAATCGCGATGCTTGGCGGGCCGGACGAGGTGGAAGATGCGGTTAAGTTTCAAAGTTTAGTTGGCGCTCCAGTAGTTGATCTCGTTGGGAAGTGCTCTATCCGGCAGACTCTTGCTGTGCTGTCCAATCTCAGGCTGATGATTGGGAGCGATACCGGCCTGATGCACCTTGCCGTGGCAGTTGGTTGCCCGACGGTTACGGTCTTTGGCCCGAACCCGATTTCCAAGTGGGGCCACCATTACGGACCGCACTATCCCACCGCTGCACCGGAAGGAAAGCCGTCATTAGTGAAGGCGGGGGAGATTGTTGAGTTGGCGCTGAAGAGCGTTGGCACGTAG
- a CDS encoding helix-turn-helix domain-containing protein: MEQETVWRALSSQHRRKILDLLRSGPKTTGDLTRAMPGLTRFAVMQHLGVLEESGLVLARKEGRNRYNYSNPALLRDLYEQWVNPIASSAAEAAQHLKRYAQTQHEAIQMNESSYRMVKIEMETRIRAPKSVVYHALTAGYPEWWPHKFHADSTLYFDNVVGGTLGERFARGGSVAFGTIMMLKPDEQVIVVGIGFMGNFSAKNSETLSQDGEFTVYKKQLSMWGEVPEELEKMLEEGSRQLMEDALKKYCEAKAGGAA; the protein is encoded by the coding sequence GTGGAACAGGAAACCGTTTGGCGAGCGCTGTCCAGCCAGCACCGCAGGAAGATTCTCGACCTGCTGCGCAGTGGCCCAAAAACCACGGGTGATCTCACCCGTGCCATGCCGGGTCTAACCCGGTTTGCGGTCATGCAGCATTTGGGAGTTCTGGAAGAGTCCGGACTGGTTTTAGCCCGAAAAGAGGGCCGAAACCGGTACAACTACTCCAACCCGGCGTTGCTAAGGGACTTATACGAGCAATGGGTAAACCCGATTGCGTCGAGCGCGGCCGAAGCGGCCCAACACTTGAAGCGATACGCACAAACTCAACACGAGGCAATACAAATGAATGAATCATCGTATCGGATGGTGAAAATTGAAATGGAAACGCGCATCCGCGCTCCAAAGAGCGTGGTGTATCATGCGCTAACCGCTGGGTATCCGGAGTGGTGGCCGCACAAGTTCCACGCCGATTCAACACTCTATTTTGACAATGTGGTTGGCGGGACACTGGGAGAACGGTTTGCCCGGGGAGGTTCCGTCGCCTTTGGCACAATCATGATGCTCAAACCGGATGAGCAAGTGATCGTCGTCGGGATTGGCTTCATGGGGAACTTCTCAGCCAAAAACTCAGAAACGCTCAGCCAAGACGGAGAATTCACCGTATACAAGAAACAGCTCAGCATGTGGGGAGAGGTGCCAGAAGAGCTTGAGAAGATGCTGGAAGAAGGTTCTCGGCAGCTGATGGAGGATGCATTGAAGAAATATTGCGAAGCAAAAGCGGGGGGTGCAGCATGA
- a CDS encoding SRPBCC domain-containing protein, whose protein sequence is MKVEIKSQNPITDEACKAATGKTMQEWYAEIEAKGLESQGRREINNYLYADCKVEAWWAGTLSVSYEEHKGKKEKDGRLKGYFICSTKTINAPVDAVYKAWTDSSLLGKWIGSGAKVDPKEGGSLDDGDGNKGTFKRVRENKDLRFSWHTAGGDESLVDVVLTDKGGKTGLLVNHDRIQTRAEADGIREAWSTSLTTLKDILEKGS, encoded by the coding sequence ATGAAAGTCGAAATCAAATCACAAAATCCGATTACGGACGAAGCTTGCAAGGCCGCTACCGGCAAAACAATGCAAGAGTGGTACGCCGAGATCGAAGCCAAAGGACTGGAATCCCAAGGCCGACGCGAGATCAACAACTACCTCTATGCCGACTGCAAAGTCGAAGCTTGGTGGGCGGGCACGCTCAGCGTAAGCTACGAAGAGCATAAGGGCAAGAAGGAGAAGGACGGCAGGCTGAAGGGATACTTCATCTGCTCCACCAAGACCATCAACGCACCGGTCGATGCCGTTTACAAAGCCTGGACCGACTCTTCCCTACTCGGCAAATGGATTGGCTCAGGCGCAAAGGTCGACCCCAAAGAAGGCGGGTCGCTTGACGACGGGGACGGCAACAAAGGAACCTTTAAACGCGTCCGCGAGAACAAAGACCTTCGTTTCTCTTGGCATACAGCCGGAGGAGACGAAAGCCTCGTCGATGTCGTTCTCACCGACAAGGGCGGAAAAACCGGCCTCCTCGTCAACCACGACCGAATTCAAACACGGGCTGAAGCCGATGGCATCCGCGAAGCTTGGTCAACGTCTCTCACGACACTCAAAGACATTTTGGAGAAAGGATCATGA
- a CDS encoding isocitrate/isopropylmalate dehydrogenase family protein, whose protein sequence is MSKQRIGVIPGDGIGPEIMEATIGILEATGFEADWVYLDAGLGTIEKCGSAMPPATIEAIREIGVAIKGPTTTPSGGGHTSANVALRKALDLFANVRPIKTLPGVKGPFADKDIDIIIVRENTEDLYAGIEYQPHPDVAQSIKVITRQGSARLFKYTFDMARKQGRKRVTVVHKANIMKLSDGLFLEEFYKAADLNKDIQADDIIVDNCCMQLVTRPETFDVLVTENLYGDIISDLCAGLVGGLGLAPGANIGADCAVFEAVHGSAPDIAGKGVANPTALLFSSLMMLRYLGHHEQADRIQNSVLRVCQEGQCLTIDLGGKACTKEYSTEVINLAKTAVAS, encoded by the coding sequence ATGAGTAAGCAGCGCATTGGCGTGATACCCGGCGATGGTATCGGCCCTGAGATCATGGAGGCCACCATCGGGATCCTCGAAGCGACTGGTTTTGAGGCTGATTGGGTCTATCTTGACGCGGGCCTTGGCACCATCGAGAAGTGTGGGTCGGCGATGCCGCCGGCGACCATTGAAGCGATTCGGGAGATCGGTGTTGCGATTAAGGGGCCGACCACAACCCCAAGCGGTGGTGGGCACACCAGCGCGAATGTCGCTTTGCGCAAGGCTCTCGATCTTTTTGCGAACGTCCGCCCGATCAAGACACTTCCCGGAGTGAAGGGACCGTTTGCCGATAAAGATATCGACATCATCATCGTGCGCGAGAACACCGAAGACCTTTATGCGGGCATCGAGTATCAGCCCCATCCGGATGTGGCGCAGTCGATCAAGGTCATCACCCGGCAGGGAAGCGCTCGGCTTTTCAAATACACGTTCGACATGGCGCGAAAGCAGGGTCGCAAGCGTGTGACGGTGGTCCACAAGGCCAACATCATGAAGCTCAGCGACGGCCTTTTCCTCGAAGAGTTTTACAAGGCCGCCGACCTGAATAAAGATATCCAGGCCGACGATATCATCGTCGACAACTGCTGTATGCAGCTCGTTACTCGACCCGAGACGTTTGATGTGCTTGTCACTGAGAACCTGTACGGCGACATTATCAGCGATCTTTGTGCGGGCTTGGTGGGTGGACTCGGACTTGCCCCTGGGGCCAACATCGGAGCAGATTGCGCAGTGTTTGAAGCGGTGCACGGCTCGGCGCCGGATATCGCAGGCAAGGGAGTTGCCAACCCGACGGCGCTGCTGTTTAGCTCGCTGATGATGCTTCGCTATCTGGGGCATCACGAGCAGGCAGATCGGATTCAGAATTCGGTTCTGCGGGTTTGTCAGGAAGGGCAGTGTTTGACGATTGACCTTGGTGGAAAGGCTTGCACGAAGGAGTACAGCACCGAAGTGATCAATCTGGCGAAGACGGCTGTAGCTTCCTAG